The proteins below come from a single Acaryochloris sp. CCMEE 5410 genomic window:
- a CDS encoding ABC transporter substrate-binding protein: MAVKKISIWQKAPQVVLSALLITTAAVPLGCQPRQGAGDTGVKVLDTFRASVYRSLDPPKQFDVASARIISNIYDPLLEYHYLKRPYELVPNLLETLPELGEDKLTYTFKLRKGIKFHDDPCFPDGKGRELNADDVIYTLKRFADVNVNPQSYPALLENRIKGLDEFREKTRQQKDLDYDQENVSGIEKVDSHTFKIVMTEPDPLLLMSFATSPLSIVPKEAVEKYGRKLEHHGVGTGPYILDKNPRKGVMVLKKNPNYHGTYPTEGEPDDQSQGLLEDAGEKLPLIDEIRLPLIEEAQPRMLKFLKGELDSIGIDRDNFSKMAEKVGEKFQLKGEFAGKFNIASANDLTSFYITINFRDKTFGQNKAVRQALAYALDTPTYIEKMDNGRGHALNTIVPLPIAGSEETIPVKWYSHDPTKAKAKLKEAGYPEGKGLPPITILYPSQDKITKQNHEFLRNQLAQSGFQLKGEFLNFSEFLQRKEGGSFQLSNSGWGADYPDAENFYQLFYGPNKAPGPNAGSYQNPEYDRLYEQMRRMSPGAERNTIIEKMALILKEDVPIVFLRAPISVGMRQKWLLNSKPNLMLGSTSKFLDIDTEAKARGLK, from the coding sequence ATGGCTGTAAAGAAAATTTCAATCTGGCAAAAAGCTCCCCAAGTTGTTTTATCGGCCCTACTGATTACCACAGCGGCAGTGCCATTGGGATGTCAGCCACGACAAGGTGCAGGGGATACGGGTGTCAAAGTTTTAGATACGTTTCGGGCGTCCGTTTATCGAAGCCTCGATCCCCCTAAGCAATTTGATGTAGCGTCCGCCCGGATTATCAGCAACATCTATGACCCGCTGTTGGAATATCACTATCTCAAACGTCCCTATGAGTTGGTACCCAATCTTTTAGAGACCCTGCCTGAGTTGGGTGAGGACAAGCTCACCTACACCTTTAAATTGCGAAAAGGTATCAAATTTCATGATGATCCCTGTTTCCCTGACGGAAAAGGTCGGGAACTGAATGCCGATGATGTGATTTACACCCTAAAGCGGTTTGCGGATGTCAATGTTAATCCCCAAAGTTACCCCGCCCTACTAGAAAATCGGATTAAAGGTCTAGATGAATTTAGGGAAAAAACCCGGCAGCAAAAAGATCTTGACTATGACCAGGAAAACGTCTCAGGTATCGAAAAGGTAGATTCCCACACCTTTAAGATTGTCATGACTGAGCCGGATCCACTGCTATTAATGTCCTTTGCCACGAGTCCGCTCTCCATCGTTCCTAAAGAAGCCGTTGAAAAGTACGGTCGTAAATTGGAACATCATGGCGTCGGCACAGGGCCATATATCCTGGATAAAAATCCGCGCAAAGGGGTGATGGTGCTCAAGAAAAACCCCAATTATCATGGCACATACCCTACCGAAGGCGAGCCTGATGATCAAAGTCAAGGACTGCTAGAGGATGCAGGCGAAAAACTGCCCTTAATTGATGAAATTCGGCTGCCTCTCATTGAAGAAGCTCAACCCCGCATGCTCAAATTTCTGAAGGGTGAGCTGGATTCCATTGGCATTGATCGAGATAATTTTTCCAAGATGGCTGAAAAGGTAGGAGAGAAATTTCAGCTAAAGGGTGAGTTCGCAGGCAAGTTCAACATTGCTTCGGCCAATGATCTGACATCGTTTTACATCACCATTAACTTTAGGGACAAAACCTTTGGTCAAAATAAAGCGGTGCGCCAAGCTCTAGCCTATGCTTTAGATACCCCTACCTATATTGAGAAAATGGACAATGGTCGGGGTCATGCTCTCAACACCATTGTCCCCCTACCCATTGCAGGGAGTGAGGAAACGATTCCGGTGAAATGGTATTCCCATGACCCAACCAAAGCAAAAGCAAAGTTAAAAGAAGCGGGATACCCAGAGGGGAAAGGGTTACCACCTATCACCATCTTGTATCCATCGCAAGATAAAATCACCAAGCAAAATCATGAGTTCTTACGTAATCAACTGGCCCAGTCTGGCTTTCAGCTCAAAGGGGAGTTTTTAAACTTCTCGGAATTTCTGCAGCGTAAGGAAGGCGGAAGTTTTCAGCTTTCCAATAGCGGTTGGGGGGCAGACTATCCTGACGCAGAAAACTTTTACCAACTGTTTTATGGCCCGAATAAGGCACCGGGACCAAACGCGGGATCTTATCAAAATCCTGAATATGATCGGCTTTACGAACAGATGCGCCGCATGTCGCCTGGTGCAGAGCGCAACACCATCATTGAGAAAATGGCTTTAATTTTGAAAGAAGATGTACCAATTGTCTTTCTTAGAGCGCCGATTAGTGTGGGAATGCGTCAGAAATGGCTCCTCAACTCCAAACCCAACCTGATGCTAGGCTCGACCTCCAAATTTCTGGATATTGACACCGAAGCAAAAGCCAGAGGATTGAAGTAA
- the sppA gene encoding signal peptide peptidase SppA — MRLNRVLALALVTLCLIAALGNWLGGSVSKSKAQGSANVAQINVYGVISDEASGGPFSSGEGANANKLISNIKKAREDDGIKAILLRINSPGGTAAASQAVYEELMRTRKDTDIKIVASLGDVAASGGYYIASAADHIVANPSSITGSIGVIVQTQNVTSLLDKIGVQTSTIKSGPLKDILSPFRETKPEERKILQSVVDESYQQFLDAIVAGRGMSLEKLKPLADGRIYTGTQAKDNKLVDSLGNYYDALDKTAELANISGDPKVKDFGKGSLFGDFGPFLSTSNQSFPQLTTEWLSSKSQWPRWHKIPLTIME; from the coding sequence ATGCGTCTAAATCGTGTCCTAGCCTTAGCGTTAGTGACGTTATGTTTGATTGCAGCCTTAGGTAACTGGTTAGGCGGATCGGTTAGTAAGAGCAAAGCCCAGGGCTCAGCAAACGTCGCCCAAATCAATGTTTATGGCGTGATTAGCGATGAAGCGTCTGGTGGACCTTTCAGCTCGGGTGAAGGGGCCAATGCCAATAAGCTGATCAGCAATATTAAAAAAGCTAGAGAGGATGATGGCATTAAAGCCATCCTACTGCGGATAAACAGTCCAGGGGGCACGGCGGCTGCCTCCCAGGCCGTGTACGAAGAGCTAATGCGAACCCGTAAAGACACGGATATTAAAATTGTCGCCAGCTTGGGGGATGTCGCTGCTTCAGGGGGATATTACATTGCCAGTGCAGCCGATCATATTGTCGCTAACCCTTCTTCGATCACCGGATCTATTGGGGTGATTGTGCAAACCCAAAACGTGACGTCCCTCCTTGATAAAATCGGGGTCCAAACTAGCACAATTAAAAGTGGCCCTTTGAAAGATATTCTGTCTCCGTTCCGGGAGACTAAGCCTGAAGAGCGCAAAATATTGCAGTCGGTGGTAGATGAGTCCTATCAGCAGTTTTTAGATGCCATTGTTGCCGGACGGGGGATGTCCTTGGAAAAGCTAAAGCCCTTGGCCGATGGTCGTATTTATACCGGGACTCAGGCCAAAGACAACAAGCTAGTAGACTCCCTAGGGAATTACTATGACGCCTTGGACAAGACGGCGGAGCTGGCCAACATTTCCGGTGACCCCAAGGTCAAAGATTTTGGCAAAGGCAGCTTATTTGGAGATTTCGGTCCATTTCTCTCCACGTCGAATCAATCCTTTCCCCAGCTAACGACGGAATGGCTCTCTTCCAAATCCCAATGGCCCCGTTGGCATAAGATTCCGCTGACGATCATGGAGTAA
- a CDS encoding ABC transporter permease codes for MVGYTIRRLLYIIPTILGVAVIIFVLFNVAGEDPVRIALGQHATPQAIADLEAQWGLDQPLWKQFLDFLRQIVTFDYGASYFTGERLGEAFASGALVSLSLTLPPFVLGLVINIVIAMLIAYYRGTWFDRFSTAIAVISMSVSYLVYIIAMQYFLAYELEWFPINGYAPGWDAIPYLALPWLIIIVVSIGPDVRIYRTIFLNEMQANYVRTARAKGVSERGVLFTHILKNAMIPVLTFTIVAVPFLILGMFLMERFFSIPGIGDLMISAINNGDLPVLKGMTMYITITYALFNLITDLLIAAVDPRVKLH; via the coding sequence ATGGTGGGATATACTATTCGCCGCCTACTGTACATCATTCCCACCATTCTGGGGGTTGCGGTCATTATCTTTGTGTTGTTCAACGTGGCCGGAGAAGATCCGGTAAGGATTGCCTTAGGCCAGCATGCAACCCCCCAAGCCATTGCAGATCTCGAAGCCCAATGGGGGCTAGATCAGCCTCTCTGGAAGCAGTTCCTCGACTTTCTGCGGCAAATCGTGACGTTTGATTATGGGGCATCCTACTTCACTGGCGAGAGACTGGGTGAAGCCTTTGCCAGTGGAGCCTTAGTCTCACTGAGCTTAACGCTGCCTCCCTTTGTATTGGGGTTGGTGATCAATATTGTGATTGCCATGTTGATCGCCTACTACCGAGGCACCTGGTTCGATCGCTTTTCCACCGCCATCGCCGTGATTTCCATGAGTGTCTCCTACCTGGTCTACATCATTGCCATGCAGTACTTCCTGGCCTATGAGTTGGAATGGTTTCCCATCAATGGCTATGCCCCAGGATGGGATGCAATTCCCTATTTGGCTTTACCTTGGCTGATTATTATCGTGGTCTCCATTGGGCCAGATGTGCGGATCTACCGCACCATCTTTCTGAATGAAATGCAGGCAAACTATGTCCGCACGGCTCGGGCCAAAGGCGTGAGCGAACGAGGGGTACTCTTTACGCATATCCTTAAAAACGCCATGATTCCAGTTTTGACCTTCACGATTGTGGCGGTTCCCTTTTTGATTTTGGGGATGTTTTTAATGGAGCGATTTTTTAGTATTCCTGGCATAGGCGATTTGATGATTTCGGCGATTAATAATGGTGATCTCCCTGTGCTGAAGGGAATGACGATGTATATCACCATCACCTATGCCCTGTTTAACCTAATCACAGATTTACTGATTGCTGCGGTGGATCCGCGCGTCAAACTACACTGA
- a CDS encoding S41 family peptidase: MKTVIQKLKRHKSYLLSFLITLGMGLVLWLSQGTMSSVSSAQPSLLDAVWSTVNENFYDPKFNSLDWAALKSQYQPQVAKASSRAEKAEVINEMLDQLQTSHTHLFTVDEPAYYQVLGIFYPRIKELRTQLKSTFPEGKVQYEGIGIVTQAIQGKTFIKTIFEGSPAAKAGLKVGDQILNVAGQPFQAIQSFKGKADQPIKVRIQRTADPNDQQTITVTPKRFDCTQMFVEAIANSVQVIETDGQRIGYIHVWSLAGDSHQQELEDEVIYGRLKNADALVLDLRDGWGGDPMTALHLFTSRGPSLTSIRRNGATSTYQGQWNKPVVMLVNEGSRSAKEILAYGFQQYDIGPVVGSSTAGAVVAGRPYLMPDQSLLYVAVSDVYIDKTARLEGVGVTPDVVVPFPIPYAQGQDPQKERAIAMARQAIQ, from the coding sequence ATGAAGACTGTTATCCAAAAACTGAAGCGCCATAAAAGCTATCTTCTGAGCTTCCTTATAACCCTTGGAATGGGCTTGGTGCTTTGGCTCTCGCAGGGAACGATGTCTTCTGTGTCTTCTGCACAACCCAGCTTACTGGATGCGGTGTGGAGCACCGTCAATGAAAACTTTTACGACCCGAAATTCAATAGCTTAGACTGGGCTGCCTTGAAATCGCAATACCAGCCCCAGGTAGCCAAGGCATCGTCTCGGGCAGAAAAAGCTGAGGTGATCAACGAGATGCTGGATCAGTTGCAGACCTCTCATACTCATCTTTTTACTGTGGATGAACCCGCTTATTACCAGGTACTGGGCATTTTTTATCCCCGCATTAAAGAATTACGTACTCAGCTCAAATCCACGTTTCCCGAGGGAAAGGTTCAGTACGAAGGCATTGGTATTGTCACCCAGGCGATTCAAGGCAAAACTTTTATTAAAACTATCTTTGAAGGCAGTCCAGCCGCCAAGGCAGGTCTCAAAGTGGGAGACCAGATCTTAAATGTGGCAGGTCAACCTTTTCAAGCCATTCAGTCGTTTAAGGGCAAAGCGGACCAACCCATCAAGGTGCGAATTCAAAGAACGGCAGACCCTAACGATCAACAAACCATCACAGTAACGCCGAAGCGCTTCGATTGCACCCAGATGTTTGTAGAAGCCATCGCTAATAGTGTGCAGGTAATTGAAACGGATGGTCAACGCATTGGCTATATCCATGTTTGGTCTTTGGCTGGAGACTCACATCAGCAAGAGTTAGAAGATGAAGTGATTTATGGCCGTTTGAAGAATGCCGATGCCCTCGTTCTTGATTTGCGAGATGGGTGGGGCGGGGATCCGATGACGGCACTGCACCTGTTCACGTCGAGAGGTCCCAGTTTGACCAGTATTAGGAGAAATGGGGCCACATCTACCTACCAGGGACAGTGGAATAAGCCTGTCGTGATGCTCGTGAATGAAGGCAGTCGCAGTGCCAAGGAAATTCTGGCCTATGGCTTTCAGCAATATGATATTGGCCCCGTTGTTGGGAGTTCTACTGCGGGGGCAGTGGTGGCAGGACGCCCCTATCTAATGCCAGATCAAAGTTTGCTATATGTTGCGGTGAGTGATGTGTATATCGATAAAACGGCTCGCTTAGAGGGGGTAGGCGTGACACCAGATGTTGTCGTGCCCTTCCCTATCCCCTATGCCCAAGGCCAAGATCCCCAGAAAGAACGTGCGATCGCAATGGCGAGACAGGCCATCCAGTAG
- the serS gene encoding serine--tRNA ligase, which yields MIDLKQLRDNPEAFAERLSRRGDYDLQAILDLDQKQRELETERSQLQARSNQIGKTIGERMKGGANPKDPEIQDLRQEGSTVKATLSDLEPKERDLKAEIGELLLTIPNLPSDDTPVGKDETANVEVSRWGNEYIPKNAKLAHWEIGENLGILNFERSVKIAQSRFATLVGAGAALERALIQFMLDQQVEAGYIEVLPPVLVNSDSLTATGQLPKFAEESFKCAEDDLWLSPTAEVPVTNLYRDEIINADDLPIFHCAYTPCFRREAGSYGRDTRGLIRLHQFNKVELVKLVHPSTSADEHEALVKNAAAILEALKLPYRVLQLCTGDLGFSAAKCYDLEVWLPSADCYREISSCSNFLDFQARRGNIRFKESGQKGTQFVHTLNGSGLAIGRTMAAVLENYQQPDGSVQVPEVLQPYLKRKVL from the coding sequence GTGATTGATTTAAAGCAGCTAAGGGATAATCCTGAAGCCTTTGCAGAGCGCCTCAGTCGACGAGGTGACTATGATTTGCAAGCTATTTTGGACCTGGATCAAAAACAGCGCGAACTAGAAACCGAGCGATCGCAACTGCAAGCCCGAAGTAACCAAATAGGTAAAACCATCGGTGAACGGATGAAAGGGGGGGCTAATCCCAAGGATCCTGAGATTCAAGACCTGCGCCAGGAAGGCAGTACTGTCAAAGCCACCCTCAGCGATTTAGAACCGAAAGAGCGCGACCTTAAAGCTGAAATTGGCGAGCTGCTGCTGACGATACCGAATCTACCCAGTGACGATACGCCCGTCGGTAAAGACGAAACCGCCAACGTCGAAGTGAGTCGATGGGGAAACGAATATATTCCCAAAAACGCCAAGCTCGCTCACTGGGAGATTGGCGAAAACCTGGGGATTTTGAATTTTGAGCGCTCCGTTAAAATTGCTCAAAGCCGCTTTGCTACGTTGGTGGGGGCGGGGGCTGCCCTTGAGCGGGCTCTGATTCAATTTATGCTCGATCAGCAGGTAGAAGCGGGCTATATCGAAGTGTTGCCTCCCGTTCTCGTTAACAGTGACTCCTTAACGGCCACCGGACAACTCCCCAAATTTGCTGAAGAAAGCTTCAAATGCGCTGAGGATGATTTGTGGCTCAGCCCGACGGCTGAAGTCCCCGTCACTAACCTCTATCGCGACGAGATTATCAATGCCGATGATCTACCCATTTTTCACTGTGCCTATACTCCTTGTTTTCGCCGAGAAGCGGGCAGCTATGGTCGCGATACCCGAGGGCTGATTCGACTCCACCAGTTTAATAAGGTGGAGTTAGTAAAGCTGGTTCATCCCAGTACCTCTGCTGATGAGCATGAAGCCTTAGTTAAAAATGCGGCTGCTATCCTCGAAGCCTTGAAGCTTCCCTACCGAGTGTTGCAGCTCTGTACGGGGGATTTAGGATTCTCTGCTGCTAAATGCTATGACCTGGAAGTCTGGCTCCCCTCTGCCGATTGTTACCGGGAGATTTCAAGCTGTTCCAATTTCCTGGATTTCCAAGCGAGGCGAGGGAATATTCGCTTTAAGGAATCTGGACAGAAAGGAACTCAGTTTGTCCATACCCTCAATGGTTCAGGCTTGGCGATTGGTCGGACCATGGCTGCTGTGCTGGAAAATTATCAACAGCCCGATGGCAGTGTTCAGGTCCCCGAGGTTTTGCAACCCTATTTGAAACGCAAAGTCTTGTAA
- a CDS encoding NAD(P)-dependent oxidoreductase, with product MQLLIFGATGSVGRHVVEQALAQGHTVTAFARNPQKLDIQNPHLNLFPGDVMDYPTVERAMQGQDAVLCSLGAGRNGVIRSEGTRHIVQAMENASISRLICQTTLGIGDSRDNLDFFWKYIMFGLLLRPVYADHVTQETYVKQSNLDWTIVRPAAFTDEPQTETYLHGFPADQQGLTLTISRADVADFMLQQLQDHTYLHKTPGLSY from the coding sequence ATGCAATTACTCATTTTTGGCGCAACAGGAAGCGTGGGTCGCCATGTCGTTGAACAAGCCTTAGCTCAGGGACATACCGTTACCGCCTTTGCCCGCAATCCCCAGAAACTTGATATTCAGAATCCCCATCTCAATCTCTTTCCAGGCGATGTGATGGATTACCCCACCGTTGAGCGGGCCATGCAAGGACAAGACGCCGTGCTCTGTTCCCTGGGCGCAGGTCGCAATGGTGTCATTCGCTCCGAAGGGACTCGGCATATCGTCCAGGCCATGGAAAATGCCTCGATATCACGTCTGATCTGTCAGACCACGCTAGGGATTGGCGATAGCCGAGACAATCTCGATTTCTTCTGGAAGTACATCATGTTTGGGCTGCTATTACGTCCTGTCTACGCAGATCATGTGACCCAAGAAACCTACGTCAAACAAAGCAACTTGGACTGGACCATTGTGCGACCTGCAGCATTTACCGACGAACCCCAAACGGAAACCTATCTACATGGCTTTCCAGCCGATCAACAAGGGCTAACTCTCACCATTTCTAGAGCCGATGTCGCTGACTTTATGCTGCAGCAATTGCAAGATCATACCTATTTGCACAAAACACCAGGCTTGTCTTACTAA
- a CDS encoding ABC transporter permease gives MTHIPNLYWEAAQKLSRQKLVVVCLGIIAIYILVALLGGFNVLPDYQTRVGAEYEAPSFELAKLLGTDLFGRSVLYKILAGTKTAMLIGVLVTSISVPIGVILGALAGYYGGLVDVGIVWLYTVISSVPYILMVIAISYVIGKGLVAICLAMGLLGWVGLCRLIRSEVLKTRNLEYVAAARVIGANDLQIIFSHILPNVIHLAIISASLQILGAIKSEVILTYIGVGIQDGASWGAMISDATGELVQGIWWPLAGVVLAMFLLIYSLNVVSDALRDALDPKLRGTTEVAEGNSQVEVKEAAVQKA, from the coding sequence ATGACCCACATTCCTAACCTGTATTGGGAAGCTGCCCAAAAGCTCAGCCGTCAAAAACTGGTTGTCGTCTGCTTGGGGATTATCGCTATCTATATTTTGGTGGCTTTATTGGGAGGATTTAATGTCTTACCCGACTATCAGACTCGGGTGGGGGCAGAATATGAAGCCCCTTCATTTGAACTCGCCAAATTGCTGGGCACCGATCTGTTTGGTCGCTCCGTTCTCTATAAAATTTTGGCTGGAACTAAAACGGCAATGCTGATTGGAGTCTTAGTGACCAGCATCTCTGTTCCCATCGGTGTCATTTTAGGCGCATTGGCGGGCTATTACGGGGGCTTAGTCGATGTTGGCATTGTCTGGCTGTATACCGTCATCAGCTCGGTACCCTATATTTTGATGGTAATTGCCATCTCCTATGTGATTGGTAAGGGGCTAGTGGCGATTTGTTTGGCCATGGGTCTGCTCGGTTGGGTGGGGCTTTGTCGATTGATACGGAGCGAGGTGCTCAAAACCCGCAATCTTGAATATGTGGCTGCTGCCCGAGTGATTGGGGCCAATGATCTGCAGATTATTTTTAGTCATATCCTCCCCAATGTCATCCATTTAGCGATTATTAGTGCGTCCCTGCAAATTTTGGGTGCTATCAAGTCGGAAGTGATTCTGACCTATATCGGGGTGGGGATTCAGGATGGAGCGAGCTGGGGCGCCATGATTTCAGATGCTACCGGGGAGTTGGTTCAGGGCATTTGGTGGCCTTTGGCAGGAGTGGTGTTAGCCATGTTTTTGTTGATTTACTCCCTAAACGTTGTTAGTGATGCCTTACGAGATGCCCTGGATCCAAAATTGCGAGGAACAACTGAGGTGGCGGAAGGGAATTCCCAGGTTGAGGTCAAAGAAGCTGCGGTTCAGAAGGCGTAG
- a CDS encoding DUF1772 domain-containing protein translates to MSNQLLFSIKLFSLLGCGLVAGMFFAFSTFVMLALGQRPPSEGIAVMQAINITVINPWFMIAFLGTAVTCLGLTVFSLTQWQQPESAYLLVGCLLYLIGTLFVTLQFNVPMNDALAIVQPENPDAVGLWNHYLSRWTFWNHIRTAAALAATAALTLALRTPQV, encoded by the coding sequence ATGTCGAATCAACTTTTGTTCTCAATCAAACTATTCTCCCTTTTAGGGTGTGGCCTTGTTGCTGGGATGTTTTTCGCCTTCTCGACTTTTGTGATGCTAGCTCTAGGCCAACGCCCGCCTTCAGAAGGGATTGCCGTGATGCAGGCCATCAATATCACAGTAATTAATCCTTGGTTTATGATCGCGTTTCTCGGAACGGCAGTCACTTGTCTGGGCCTTACCGTATTCTCACTGACTCAGTGGCAACAACCGGAGTCTGCTTACCTGCTGGTGGGGTGTCTGTTGTATCTGATTGGGACGCTATTTGTCACCCTGCAGTTTAATGTGCCGATGAATGATGCCTTGGCTATTGTTCAACCTGAGAACCCTGATGCAGTGGGACTCTGGAATCACTACCTGTCGAGATGGACCTTTTGGAATCATATCCGAACTGCTGCTGCTCTAGCCGCAACTGCAGCACTCACCCTGGCCCTGAGAACTCCACAGGTATAG
- a CDS encoding YIP1 family protein, whose product MLDALFTTFFGAQSSRNNQSVSILIGFALLSILSLNAAGKVGAGIGGVIVFFLLFLVAGLLGGLWLAAAFNFFAQLLGGKGSAQESLRAVLLGLWPLMISGPAIAASQWPGILGQFLGLLLGLVVLIGTLITLTRSIGQAHQLQWGKALLTVIFTAVTSMLAWLGFILWPLVLILGL is encoded by the coding sequence ATGCTAGATGCTCTATTTACGACGTTCTTTGGTGCTCAATCCTCCCGAAATAATCAATCTGTCTCGATTCTGATTGGCTTTGCGCTTCTCAGCATTCTGTCCTTGAATGCAGCTGGCAAAGTGGGGGCAGGCATTGGGGGTGTGATTGTTTTCTTCCTGTTGTTTTTGGTGGCGGGTCTATTGGGGGGGCTGTGGTTAGCCGCTGCCTTTAACTTTTTTGCTCAGCTCTTGGGGGGAAAAGGTTCGGCTCAGGAGAGCTTACGGGCAGTTTTGCTGGGGTTGTGGCCGTTGATGATCTCTGGACCTGCGATCGCAGCTTCGCAGTGGCCTGGCATTTTAGGTCAATTTTTAGGTCTGTTATTGGGGCTAGTGGTTCTGATCGGGACGCTGATCACCCTGACTCGATCCATTGGTCAAGCTCATCAGCTTCAGTGGGGGAAAGCCTTATTAACAGTTATCTTTACGGCTGTGACGTCGATGCTGGCTTGGTTAGGGTTTATTCTTTGGCCCCTCGTTTTGATATTGGGTTTGTAG
- a CDS encoding SIMPL domain-containing protein, producing MKHVACSGLLGVTMLLGLSAPIYAQPQLPRISEQQYRVLSVTGKGAENIQTTEAQVRLGVEVQGRTAEAVQQQVASRSAAVVSLLKSRNVDKLETTGINLRPNYSSNNGQRRLVGYRGSNVVSFRVDIESAGALMDDAVKAGASRIDSVSFVAAEDAIASAQKQALAKATQDAQAQARAVLSALNLSAKDVISIQINGANAPVPPPVPFQATNVFRAESASTPVVGGEQTVRASVTLHIRY from the coding sequence ATGAAACATGTTGCTTGCTCTGGTCTGTTAGGTGTGACGATGCTGCTAGGGCTATCAGCCCCCATCTATGCCCAGCCCCAACTGCCTAGGATTTCAGAACAGCAGTATCGAGTGCTGTCGGTTACTGGGAAAGGGGCTGAAAATATTCAGACCACTGAAGCTCAAGTGCGGTTGGGTGTAGAGGTGCAAGGCAGAACAGCAGAGGCGGTTCAGCAACAGGTCGCCAGCCGTTCGGCTGCCGTTGTCTCTCTTTTAAAGTCTCGCAACGTGGACAAGCTGGAAACCACGGGGATTAACCTGAGACCCAACTATAGCTCCAATAATGGTCAGCGACGATTGGTGGGCTATCGGGGGAGTAATGTGGTTAGTTTTCGGGTCGATATTGAATCGGCAGGGGCACTCATGGACGATGCCGTGAAGGCTGGAGCGTCCCGGATTGATAGCGTCTCATTTGTTGCTGCAGAAGATGCGATCGCATCGGCTCAAAAACAAGCCTTAGCTAAGGCCACCCAGGATGCCCAAGCTCAGGCCAGGGCTGTACTATCTGCCCTCAATCTTTCTGCCAAAGACGTTATTAGCATCCAAATTAATGGGGCCAATGCCCCGGTGCCGCCCCCGGTTCCGTTTCAGGCCACAAATGTGTTTCGAGCAGAATCCGCCTCTACTCCTGTGGTCGGGGGTGAACAAACGGTAAGAGCCTCAGTCACGCTACATATCAGATATTAA
- a CDS encoding helix-turn-helix domain-containing protein, producing MENTAPQQTAVTAYLNLPSSEQKGKDVHVHQFQNPPGEGQCQFESEHTLFMSLAPRPLHYVQSQDGNIFTGLIQKGDFSLAPAGSPFFARWEGHEHCLEVKLTDQFVRKVAQETLEQDCDRMSLVPGFRMRDPHIETIAMMMLTEGQQNAVSSLMMDSLANVLTVHLLRQYATIQPHLPVYEGGIPQRQLAQVLDYMDAHLEQDLKLAELAQLLDMSQFHFSRLFKQSMGLSPFQYLLQQRVERAKQLLKQTDQPIVDIAFECGFSSHSHLSKQFRQMTGLTPKVYRVS from the coding sequence GTGGAAAACACAGCACCGCAACAAACTGCTGTCACGGCCTACCTCAATTTGCCAAGCTCAGAGCAAAAGGGGAAGGATGTCCATGTTCACCAATTCCAGAACCCACCAGGAGAAGGACAGTGTCAGTTTGAGTCAGAACATACCCTGTTTATGTCATTGGCCCCCCGTCCGCTTCACTATGTCCAATCTCAAGACGGCAATATCTTCACCGGACTGATTCAGAAAGGGGATTTTTCTCTGGCACCGGCTGGCTCGCCATTTTTTGCGCGGTGGGAAGGGCATGAACATTGTCTAGAGGTGAAACTGACCGATCAGTTTGTCCGTAAAGTTGCCCAGGAAACTCTGGAACAAGATTGCGATCGCATGTCCCTCGTCCCTGGATTTCGGATGCGCGATCCACACATAGAAACCATTGCCATGATGATGCTAACGGAAGGCCAGCAGAATGCAGTAAGCAGCCTGATGATGGATTCCTTAGCCAATGTGTTAACCGTCCATTTGCTTAGACAGTATGCAACGATCCAACCCCATTTACCCGTTTATGAAGGCGGTATTCCCCAGCGCCAGCTTGCCCAGGTGTTGGACTATATGGATGCCCATTTAGAGCAAGATCTCAAGCTGGCTGAGTTAGCACAGTTGCTGGATATGAGCCAATTTCACTTTAGCCGTCTCTTCAAGCAGTCTATGGGGCTTTCCCCCTTTCAGTATTTGCTGCAGCAGCGGGTAGAGCGGGCCAAACAGCTTTTAAAGCAAACTGACCAACCCATTGTCGATATTGCCTTTGAGTGTGGCTTTAGCAGCCACAGCCATTTGAGTAAACAGTTTCGACAGATGACGGGACTGACCCCGAAAGTTTATCGAGTCAGTTGA